The Hallerella porci genome includes the window ACCAGAACTCTGACCAGCTGACCCGTGTGTACGGCACCTGCTTTGCCGATAAGGAAGGTCTCGAAACTTACCTGAAGTTCCTGGAAGAAGCCGAAAAGCGCGACCACCGCAAGATCGGCAAGGAAATGGACCTCTACCACATCGAAGACCATTCTCCGGGCATGGTGTTCTGGCACCCGAAGGGCACCAAAATGGTGAACGCCCTGAAGGACTACATCCGCGGTAAGATTGACCGTCGCGGCTACCTGGAAGTCATCACGCCGGAAATCGTGAACAAGACTTTGTGGATCAAGTCCGGCCACGCCGACAAGTACAACGAGAATATGTTCAAGACGCTGGCGGGCGACGTGGAAATGGCCGTGAAGCCCATGAACTGCCCCTGCCACATCCAGATTTTCAACACGGGGCTCCGCAGCTGGCGCGACCTGCCGATGCGCCTTGCCGAATTCGGTAAGTGCCACCGTTACGAACCTGCCGGTACCATGCACGGACTGATGCGTGTGCGCGGCTTTGTGCAGGACGACGCCCACATCTTCTGTACCGAAGACCAGATTGCAAGCGAAGTGGCTGACTTCTGCGCCCTCGTGAAGGAAATCTACCACGACTTCGGTTTCGACGATATCGTGGTGAAGTTCTCCACCCGCCCCGAAAAGCGCGTGGGTTCCGACGAAATCTGGGACAAGGCTGAAGCCGCCCTCGCCGAAGCCACGAAGCTCGCTGGCCTCGACTACATCCTGAACCCGGGCGAAGGCGCCTTCTACGGCCCGAAGCTCGAATTCACGCTGAAGGACAGCCTCGGTCGTGACTGGCAGTGCGGTACGATCCAGGTGGACTTCAACCTTCCGCAGCGTCTCGGTGCCGAGTATGTCGGCAAGGACAACCAGAAGCACATTCCGGTGATGCTGCATCGTGCAGCCGTCGGTTCCATCGAACGCTTCCTCGGCATCCTCATCGAAGAATTCATGGGCGATTTCCCGCTGTGGCTTGCTCCGGTTCAGGCCCGCGTGCTCCCGATTTCCGAGAAGTTCGTTGACTACGCCAAGTCCGTGGAAAAGGAACTCGTGAACGCCGGCGTCCGCGTGGAAGTCGATGAAAGCAACGAGAAACTCGGCTACAAGATTCGCCAGTGCGAACTGCAGAAGGTGCCGTACAAGATTATTGTCGGCGAAAAGGAACAGGCTGAAGGTTTCATCGCTGTCAACAAGAGAAAGGAAGGCGATAAGGGTCAGATGACCGTCGCCCAGTTCCTCGAAATGACCGCTGAAGACAGAAAGGTTGTGCGCTAGTCAATAACCGAAAAACATTCGGAAACGTAGGTTCCTTTGAGCCTACGTTTTTTTATCGTCGGCGACAACCGCCTAAGGCGAGAGCAGCGGACAAACTTGTTTGTCCATTGCCGAGCCGCAGCAGTTTGGAGTGCGAAGCACTCCAAAAGGAACAGGCTGAAGGTCTCATCGCTGTCAACAAGAGAAAGGAAGGCGATAAGGGTCAGACCGTCGCCCAGTTCCTCAAAATGACCGCTGATGACAGAAAAGTCATCCGCTAATCTGGCATTCGTCATTGCTAGCCCCTGAAGGGGCGAAGCAATCCATGAAATTTAAAACGCAGACTCGATTGAGCCTGCGTTTGCTTTTACGATTTCTTAATCATCTTGTCTAAATGGTCTTTAAAATTCTTTTGTATGATTTTTCGAGGATTGCTTATTCCGTCCCCTTGTCTGTATGTTTGTTCTGCTTTTTTCAACAACGAAATAGAATTGCGTATTTTTTTTCTCCAGATCCTTAGATTTTTCTTTTCGT containing:
- the thrS gene encoding threonine--tRNA ligase yields the protein MSQIEITFPDGSVRSVASGTTGLEIAKGISEGLARKALGVKLGNKVLDLSRPLTESGTIKIITPNNDDPDALMLLRHSCSHVLAEAICDLFPGTKLAYGPAIEKGFYYDLMTPTPIKEEDFPKIEKRMKEIIKEDRPFTRCEVSAADGLKRTEGDKYKTDNAQRALAREGSDGTLSFYVTGEPGKNFEDLCAGPHVPSTGKLKNFKVLSMSGAYWHGDQNSDQLTRVYGTCFADKEGLETYLKFLEEAEKRDHRKIGKEMDLYHIEDHSPGMVFWHPKGTKMVNALKDYIRGKIDRRGYLEVITPEIVNKTLWIKSGHADKYNENMFKTLAGDVEMAVKPMNCPCHIQIFNTGLRSWRDLPMRLAEFGKCHRYEPAGTMHGLMRVRGFVQDDAHIFCTEDQIASEVADFCALVKEIYHDFGFDDIVVKFSTRPEKRVGSDEIWDKAEAALAEATKLAGLDYILNPGEGAFYGPKLEFTLKDSLGRDWQCGTIQVDFNLPQRLGAEYVGKDNQKHIPVMLHRAAVGSIERFLGILIEEFMGDFPLWLAPVQARVLPISEKFVDYAKSVEKELVNAGVRVEVDESNEKLGYKIRQCELQKVPYKIIVGEKEQAEGFIAVNKRKEGDKGQMTVAQFLEMTAEDRKVVR